CGCAGCCCGTTCACGATGATGGGACGCGCGACGGCCTCGCTGCGCACGAGCGGCAACCGCACAAGTCGCGACCCGTTGGGCGGCAGCTCGAATGTCGCACGATACGGGCGATAGCCCACGGCGCGAACCTGCAGTTCGTACGTGCCAGGGCGCAGCCGCGCAAATGCAAAACCACCGTCGTCGGCTGACAGCACGGCAGCAGGCACCTCGGCCAGCTGCACGCGCGCCTGCGGGAGTGGTTCACCCGACGCGGCATCCAATACGCGACCGGCAAAGGCGCCCCACGCCGCCGGTTGCTCGGCGCCGGCGATCACCACGTACGTGCCCGACGACAGCCGTACGAAATCGAGACCGGCGGCTCTCGTCACGCAGACAAGGGCCTCTTCGGGGAGCACGTCTTCCAACCGACAGGAAATGCGCATGGTGGCCCGCGGCCCCAGCGTGACCGCCTGCCACACGAGATTGAGCTGCGCCTGGCGTGACAGCGTTTCCAGCGCCTCGACGAGCGGGACGTTGATGAGCGCCAGGGAGAGGCGGGACGGGGCGCGTGTGGCGGAGGCGCCGGGGCGCGTGTCCTGTGCGTGCAGTGTCGGCGCTCGCCCGGCCCACACAAGGGCACCGGCCATGGCCGCCACGGCACATGCCGACGCGCCTCGGCGCGTCCGCACACGTCCTGTGATCACCACCGCCGACCGCGTCCCGTTCACGGGCGCGTAATGCGATACCCGCGACTCGTGCGCTCGAACACGAGTCCCTCCGCGGTGCACAGGTCACCGAGCACGACATCCACCGACGGCGCGCTCGCGTACACCAGCGAGACCGTTGCCGCCACGTCGACGTTGGCGTCATGCTCGATGCGCACGCCATAGCGGCGGCCCAGCTCGACCAGCACGTCGCCGAGCGGCTCGTCGAACGCGGCCAGCCCGCCGGTCCGCCAGGTGGCCACGCGCGTGGGGGTCACACTGCGGCGCAGCCACGTGCGCGCGCCCACGGTGACGCCGTCCCCGGCCCCGAGTTCCACTCGCTGTGCGCCAGCGACAACCGCCACCCGCCCCTCGCTCACATCGACTCGCGTGACGCCACCGGCAGCCTCACGGCGCACGGCGAACTGCGTCCCCAGCACCTGCACCTGCGCGTCGGCCGTGTGCACGGTGAAGGGGCGTCCGTCACGTTGCACGACAAAGAATGCCTCGCCGGTCAGCCGCACCTCACGCGTCGAGGAGGCCAGCGCAGCGGGCCATCCCAGGCGACGGGGAACGGAGAGTTCACTCCCCGCGGCCATCCATACCGTACTCCCCTCCGCCAGCGTCACGGCGCGCGGCGCACCGCCGGCGGGCACCACATGGGTCACGCTGCCGGTAGCCCAGCTGCCACCCCCAACCAGCATTCCCGCGAAAGCCGCCGCGGCGGCCCAGCGCCCCCACCGGCCTCGAGACGAGGCCGGTGCGCGTACACCGCTCGGTGCCGCCGGCATGACCTCCGTACGCTGCGCCTCCGGTACGCGACCAACAGACCCCTCGTCGCGCACCAATTCGAGCGGTGCGCGCACGTCGTCGACGTACGGCGCCCGTGCCGGGTCATGCAGGCGAGTCCGCAGGCGCTGCCATGCCGCCTCGTGCTGGGCCACCGACAGCGGGGCCCGCGTGGCAGGCACGGCACGGTACACGGCGTGCAACTCCCGCGCATCGGGCCGCGCCTCCAGCATGCTCGACAGCTCGGGGTTCATGGACGCTTCCGCGTCGGCATCGTTGGGCCGGTTCATGGCAGCCACACCGAGAGCGAGGCCACCAGCGTGCCCACCTCGGCGAGACGCCGCCGCAGCGTGGAGAGCGCAGCCACCAGGTGGTTGTTCACCGTGCGCGGGGCACACCCCATCGCCGCCGCCACCTCGGCATGCGACAGCCCTTCCACGCGCGAGAGCAGCAGCGCTTCACGCTGGCGGTTGGGGAGTTCAGTCACCAGCACGGCGACGCGGTCCTGCAACTCCGCTCCCTCGGTGGCGACATCGGGGAGCGCCGCGGCGCGGGGGGCGGCGGCACTGTCAACCGCTGCGGGGTCGTCGAGCAACCGCGCACGGGTGGTGTCGTCGCGGCGAATGTTGAGCGCGAGATTTCGCACGGTACGGAAGAGCCAGGCCCGAAGGGGGATCTCCTCGTCGAGACGCTGCCGGCGATCCCAGAGGCGAACGAACGCCTCCTGAACCACATCCTGCGCGACCGCGTCATCTTTGAGGAACGACGACGCGAAGCCAAGGAGCGGCCCGTGCAGCGCATCGAAGAGCTGGCGGAACGCGTCCTCATCACCGGCGCGAATGGCGGCGGCCTGAGCGGGCGGTACGTCTGAGGGAGAAGAAGACATGGACGAAGAGGAAACCCGCGACATCGGTTGAATGACCATGCAACCGGGGTGGTTCCCCCTTTCGGTCTTCCTACGGACGACCCGGCGACCGCGTCAGCGACTGCCCAGCGCGGTCTCGATGTCCTTGGCGATCGACTCCGGTGTGGCCGTAGGCGCATACCGGGCAATCACCTGCCCGTCGCGACCGATCAGGAACTTGGTGAAGTTCCACTTCACCGCGGTGGTCCCAAGCACACCAGGCTCCGCTTCGCGCATCCAGCGCCAGAGGGGGTCGGCCCCGTCGCCGTTCACCTCGAGCTTGGCCGACATGGGGAACGTCACGTC
The DNA window shown above is from Gemmatimonas sp. and carries:
- a CDS encoding FecR domain-containing protein, with translation MNRPNDADAEASMNPELSSMLEARPDARELHAVYRAVPATRAPLSVAQHEAAWQRLRTRLHDPARAPYVDDVRAPLELVRDEGSVGRVPEAQRTEVMPAAPSGVRAPASSRGRWGRWAAAAAFAGMLVGGGSWATGSVTHVVPAGGAPRAVTLAEGSTVWMAAGSELSVPRRLGWPAALASSTREVRLTGEAFFVVQRDGRPFTVHTADAQVQVLGTQFAVRREAAGGVTRVDVSEGRVAVVAGAQRVELGAGDGVTVGARTWLRRSVTPTRVATWRTGGLAAFDEPLGDVLVELGRRYGVRIEHDANVDVAATVSLVYASAPSVDVVLGDLCTAEGLVFERTSRGYRITRP
- a CDS encoding sigma-70 family RNA polymerase sigma factor, which translates into the protein MSSSPSDVPPAQAAAIRAGDEDAFRQLFDALHGPLLGFASSFLKDDAVAQDVVQEAFVRLWDRRQRLDEEIPLRAWLFRTVRNLALNIRRDDTTRARLLDDPAAVDSAAAPRAAALPDVATEGAELQDRVAVLVTELPNRQREALLLSRVEGLSHAEVAAAMGCAPRTVNNHLVAALSTLRRRLAEVGTLVASLSVWLP